In Salvelinus alpinus chromosome 19, SLU_Salpinus.1, whole genome shotgun sequence, the genomic stretch GATCAGAAACTTGCCAGCGATCAATCAGAGAACTGCCAGCAATCAATCAGAAACAGacccgccagccagccagccagaaagACAGATCAGAAACAGAGACCAGCCAGTCGCACAATCAAACAGAGGGGACAGATCCGACTCACCCATCCAGTGAGGGACTCGAGGGTGGCCGGCAGGGCATAGTCCTGTAGCTGGAACAGATCAGAGGGCACACAGTCCACCTCAAAACTGTTATGGTCACTGTTGAACTCCACTGGACACACAAAGAAGCTGTAGCCTGCCATCACATATgacaactggagagagagagagggacagaagcagAGAATAAAATAATAGGACTTGTGGGGAATTTGAATGGAAACTTTTGCAGTTAGCTATGGCCGTGTCTTACCAGGATCCCAAACACAACAGTAGAAAAGAATCCGCCGATGAAGCCTTCCCAGGTCTTCTTAGGAGACAGCTGTAGAGTACACAATCAGGACATTGACACAGTACAGGGTGTTACCAATGGTATCCTTTGTACCAAATATCAAATGAATGATCCAAACTTCAGAAAATGCTACATACAGTAGTGGTGTAACAGTCTTGCTAACCTTAATGAGTGGAGTACGTCCAAAGAAGAAGCCAAACATGTAGGCCATGATGTCATTGCAGATCACACAGGAGATGGGCACGATGAACCTAGACCGAGAAGGAGAGAGGTACTGGTATCaacacctggggtgtattcagtgGGGTGTATAAAGCAGACATGACTATTTACTCTGAAGAGACAGAGCCGGTCTCGTCAACACagtacatttctatctgaacgttctgAAATGTTGTTGACTCCTGAATAAGCTTCAGATGTAGACCACCCTAATGCACTCGTCATTTGCATCACATGGTTGTAGGACAGGTCGTAATTACATCAGATAGACTTTTCAACCTGCAATAAGTCCTCCCATTGTACAGCATGGAGACAGTGGGCTAAGTGAAGACACTCCCATGCATTAACCTCTGACAGAACAGATCCACTGGGtgtgtcccaaattacaccctattccctatatagtatactacttttgaccatggtccACAGGGCACtgataaaaagtagtgcactatatatggaatagagtgccatttaggTCACAACCAATGTCTGACTGAATTTGCCCTCTGATTGaatttgagtgagtgagtgagcgacagagagacaTTTCTTACCAGATCATTCCCTCAAACAGGTTGTGGATGATGAGGTGGGACTGAGTCACTACGATCAGCAGAGTTACATGAGTCCAGCCAAACTGACAGGAAGGAAGGAAATTAATTTTCAGAAAGCTTAATTGTCCCAACATTTTTAATAAGTGATAAAGGAACATAGCTACCCCAAAATGGCCAGAACACTGCAGTATATTTAAGTAATAAGACCCGAGGAGgtgttgtatatggccaatataccactactaagggctgttcttaggccaaacgcaacgcggagtgcctggatacagcccgtaGCCAtggaatattggccatataccacaaaccctcgaggtgccttattgctattataaactggttaccaatgtaaatAGAACAGTCATTTCTtgccatacccgtggtatacagtctgatataacaTGGCTtttagcattcagggctcgaacaacccagtttataattactcAGCAGTCTTTGTTTATAATTGAGCATTAATGCTGTAAATGACATTTTGCACAGAACAATCCTTACTGATAACAGGGCAATGATGACCAAGTTTCCTTTGCAACACCACAAACATATCCTTGAGGAGTGCTGGGCCCTCagccgggtgtgtgtgtgtgtgtgtgtgtgtgtgtgtgtgtgtgtgtgtgtgtgtgtgtctgtgtctgtgtctgtgtctgtgtctgtgtctgtgtctgtgtctgtgtctgtgtctgtgtctgtgtctgtgtctgtctgtctgtctgtctgtctgtctgtctgtctgtggcagcAGACAGGGCTAGGGGCCtcatctatatcctggagaggaCCCAGATCACTGCTGGTGGGATTCCATGTTTCTGGGCCAGGCTCCTTCAATAATGAAGTAGCAGCCCAGAGGGTTCataatacagtacacacacactatgctacgcaacacatgcatgcacgcactacacacacacacacacacacaccatatagaACTGCAGGCGATAGTGTTTCTTCACCAGGCTCAGCACGAACATGCAGAAACCTGCACAACACAGAGAACAGAGGAAACAAGTCAacagggtaaatccatttgaattcaatctcTTTTTCacagcaccccttttgatttgaatgaaaccttccatacatatCTTCCCATTGTacaagtggtcagaaagtgacgttttggacctgaatgccaaaacattacAGAGATAAAAGGTGCTGAAAGTTGACCTATTTTGCAtagtcttcatcactggaaaagataaacggttgagattgatataatttaaaatattacaaacagggttgtcaaacgaTTTTCTAATTTCTtgggaaaaaatattttaataAAAACTATGTCATTTACTGTTGATTATCTAATATTTTTCATTTTCACATGTTGTAGCTTAAACCTTATTTGACATCATCTAAGGTTTTAGTGTTGTGCCCACCATCAGTTGAGACAACAttctcttgaatacagggtgggtgtcatgttttggctgataaaaTTTCAAATGTATTCCCATTTTAACTTTCAAACGATACCACAAAGATAGGTTgaggtccacacatcagataATGTTGACTTGGATGGGAATATCGGTTGTATTAAATAATACAGTCAACcctattgaaatcatagaaatataaataatagaaTAGACAGGACCATTTAAGTTGACATTGGGTGGACCGGCGGtcatctttgtggtagtaattaAAAGTTCAAATTTCaatggtgtaccagctaaattgcagtggtcGACAGGTAAAAGGTCCATTCTAAGAATTATATTTCTATAATTGAAATGATACCCAcactgtattcaagagcatgttgtgtctcaaccgatggcggGGAAAACATAAACCTCAGACGATGcaaaatagggtctaagctacaacatactGTATGAGAATATGAAAACAATGAGGTCATACGTTTTTAAATAATTTACGTTAAATGTTTAAAAATAACaattattaaaatatattttttctttcaaGAAATAATAAAATAGTTTATCATTTTTAAGCTTACAGTGTTGTCAAACTCAAccatttatcttttccagtgacgaagacatggatgtctcattgtATGGTGTGCAAAATGGGTGAACTTTGAGCACCTTCTATCTCCTGAacgttttggcattcaggtccaaacggtcactttctgaccacttcttccatgggcaAACATGAATGAAAAGTTTAgtttaaatcaaaagggatgctgtcaaaaagtgattgaattcaaatggatttaccccaAAGCATTTTTGTGCCAGACTGTTTTTAGAAGCTATTATTGTCATTCTTTGTTTTAAAACTGAGGACCAGCAACTGCATCCTTGTAATCATCCTAGCCATGTTCAATCAAACTCAATCACAATCTCTAGTGACATAAATTATGATTTGGTTTTGGTTTCCGAGGTTAAAAGCCTGCTAAAGTCAGTAACAGATCAAAACAGATTCACATGAATGCGCTGCATGTAACTCTTGATTTCTTACACTTCCAAGAATTATATCAATCCCCAAGGCTGTATCAGAGTAAGAAGACGCCCTTGTGAGTAAGATGCTTTTATCGAATCTAACAAATTAGATAAAGCAGTCAGGCCAATAATTCAGTTAGAACAATTTAGACACCAGAATATTTCTACATCCATCCAATCCATATCAATTTGTTACACATGCTTCATCAGAGCACAACAATGCTAGCCTGGtaccagatcagtttgtgctgtcttgccaacttctATGGTCATTGTAGTCACTGTATTATACTTCTGCTAAactgtttattctattctactgagtcatttactttatgttcgtttACTTATCTTTCATTATTTCTTATTATTGTTGCATTgtcaagaaggaacctgcaagtgatcatttcgttggacggtgtataccatatGTGCATCCCgcacatacgactaataaaacttgaaacttggcCTGAtgaacagatctggaaccaggctagaacAAAGCACAGTGTTCTGATTTGTCTTTATTAAACTACTTATAGATTCTGTGAAACTCAGCTCCTTCTACATTATCTGTCACAGGAGACACGGCCCTATTACCTTAAAAGAGATGGCCCTATTACCTTAAAAGAGATGGCCCTATTACTTTAAAAGAGATGGCCCTATTACCTTAAAAGAGATGGCCCTATTACCTTACAAGCCTTTCCCTGCCAACACTTCTCCAGTGAACAACCTGGCCCTGTTTTGAAATGTACCCTAAGGGAGGTATGAACGAAGGAGGGATAGATGGGTATTAACTTTCCTCTTTCACCTTGAGGCACAAAGTCGAGGTATGATCATACAGTCACACAGAAACAGCAGACGTTTAGCGAGTGCTACCTTCACCACATCCTGCTGCCATGAACTGCCACTGCTGCACTGGTTGACTGAAAGAGGGAGGGTGTGGCACAGTGGAGTTTCCTTCTGAAGcttttatataaaaaataaaaaaaacttgtaCCAAACCCTTTTTCAGGTAAAAACTGATTAAAAATGAAGAAGCTCCAACTAAAACGAACCTAAACGTTCAAAAGAGGactcccctttctccctccctaactcactccctctccctggcTCTGTCTCACTCTCGATACTCTAAAATGGCTTCTTTATCACCAATAGGGAAAAGCACTAGATCGGTTTCCATCTGTCCTTGCCAGGTCAGTGATCATGAAGGAAAAGACATGAACAAAGGAAGTTAGTCAGAACTTTGGAGACAGCATGCATCTCACCTGTGAGGTACAGAGCGAAGGAGATGAGGCGGTGGTATTTGCTGAGGATGCGCAGCGGCTCCTCTCTCTGCACCAGATTAAAGAAGTAGTCTGTCACCGTCTCTCCATAGAAGAAGTAGTTTACACAGAGCAGGAAGTACCTgacagggagaggaagggagggagaggaggaagatgaagggaggaggaagggagaaaggGGTGAGGTCAgaactgttataacagactgaacATTCACTAGGCAACcttttctggaaaacctggagcAATGGTGAACTTTTGGAGAAGCAATGTTCAAGTTATGAAGAAATGTACAAGTTATGATGTTTTATAATAACTAAAGAGCTTTTACACCAGAGCTAACATACTACAAATAGCATCACCACTACATGTAACATGATATAGTTTCTCTCTGCTGAGAAATAATATAGATGAACACTTTAAACTGGGTAAACATCACCATACCAACAAACCTCAGGAAGTCTGCAATGAAATAAAACGTGCAACTCATTATTTCGGGTCAACAAACAGTTAGTTGCAGTATAACATTAAACACAGACATAaaattgtgtgtgtgcgcacgcgcaTCTCACCAACTCAACGTTCTGAACCAGGGCAGGTGGTAGGAGTGGTACACACTGTAACCGATGTGGATGATCTCCTGGAAGCATTTGATCTGCACACACAGCACCTGTAGAGAAAGATGTTCCATTATTACTTTGAACAGGTTTGTAATAAATGACTGAGGTTTGCCATTGACTGTCTGGGTTTTGGTATCAACTACATGGTATTCCCCTACCACACTTCACATTTGATATCACCCTGAAAACAGTATCTGGATCGTATGATTCCTTGTTGCTCAATACCATCTCACTTAATCAGACATTTTGGTTCAATGTTCTTGTGTTGTGACTCTATAAAGAGTTGTGTTCTCTGTTCACTTCCTGCAGCAAGCTTTCTCCCTCCCAGCAGGTAGTCCAGCAGAGCAGTAAAGCAGAGAAGAGTCTGTTATTTCCACTGAGCTACACTCTGAGCCTAAATCCATtaaggacacagacagacagacagccggcCCCAATTCAATCCCTTACCCTCTCTTTCGTCCTAACCTTTTGTTTCTGCAGATCTGTAAGGTATGTACGCAATATGGTGGAAGTTCCATCACTGGACTGCGTATACCTATCCTAAGTCTGCAGATCTGGCAAAAGAGGGGTTCGGACCAAGGGGGACGGGTAGGGAGCGATTTGGGATCGGCTAAcaaactgactgacagacagaaggCTTAGGGAAAGGAGGATGAGGATCACTCACAATCAGCATGAGCACCATGGGGCCCAGGTagatgatgatgaagaagaagGAGATCATGGCCAGAGTCAGGATCCCTCGCACCCACCAGTTCTTCcatctgagaacacacacacagttaatccCCAGATACAGTGTGTAATGAAAAGGTGAACAATAAGCATCCATATCAGTTGTCTGTGTGCACAAATGAAGTGCTGGTCAATACATTCCTGAAGAAGGTCAATATAGGCCTACACAGATCAATAGTTATATTGAGCATAGCAGATGGTATTTCATTAGCATTCAATAATCCATGTCTAAATAACAGGATGTTGTTAGGATGGAGGAGCAAACCGAAGatagtaaataaaaaaaatctagatgttggttgtgtcccaaatagcactctattccctataggcctagtggcactacttttgaccagagacataTGGGACGCAGATATTACGTTTTGTGAATAGGTGATATTTCCCTTGTTCCAAACAATGGCCAAACCGGAGGTTGTGAGTGTGATTACCATAAGAAAATAgtcaatgaaaaaaatatatatatgttggaAGTGTTTACCGTGAGGACAGTCCAGATAGGGCTTTGTTGAGGACCTCAGGGGTGTCATCAGCAGGGACAGGCACCTCCGGGAGCCCTGTATCAGGCTTGGTCTCACTTTCAGACACCCCCTCTGCTTTCCCCTCATTCTCAGAtccctacagagagagaaagagagagaggggagacagaggggggagatagagagacagacacagatataGAGTGAGTCAtacaatgtaaacaaacacagcTAGCCTCCTATGAGGAATGCTCCCCCACTTCCTTTCCGGGTCTATTTTATGTCAGTGAACAACAACATTGTGAGAGCAAGCTTGTAGTGCTTTTCCGCTTTGGCGTCATTTGTCATTTGACACTGCAGACTGCTGTGATGTCATCGTGGTCTCTCCCCCCTAGCGCTACCAAAATTGCACTGTTGTGTCACATAACCTCCTATTAACACAACAGATAGCTGTTAGCCTACACTCTGCCTGTCTTGGTTGTcaacacacacaccgtacacacacataTAGCAGTAGGCCTAGCTATCAAGCTGATGGAACCCCCAGGTTTGCTGGTTCCCATTTCCTATCAGGCAGGATGCCCTGGATAAAAATAGCCCCTCCTTCCACACTCCTGGTACTGAAGAGACCCCTTTCATGTTCCCTGGGAGGCAAGGAgcagccgtcattgaaaataagaatgtgttcttaactgacttgcctagttaaataaagattaaataaaggtgtaattatttttattttttttatataaaaaaataaataataataattggcaaatcggcgcccaaaaataccgatttccgattgttatgaaaacttgaaatcggccccgattaatcggccattccgattaatcggtcgacctctaatacataCTATACACAACAAACAATGGTcagtgctatctgggatccttgggacgtccctaaccGTACCCCATTGAAATGTAAATGATTAGGGTAGGGGTTAACGTTAGGAGTTGGGACATCCCAAGGTTTCCGTTTGGCACTGACCAACAAACATGCCATTTCCTCTGGGTATAAATAGGCTGGATCTATTTTCCAGTGTCCTTAGGCTGTCACAATTTGACTGATATACCCATTCTTCAAACTTTGTGAGAGCAAACCGAGTCAACTTTGGCTCATATGATTTCAACTCAAAACATTTTGTAGGCACAAGACAGAGACACTAAGTTCTCCATGGAGAACTGATGATGCACCTGCAGGCAGGGTCCTTCTACAGTGATGTCTGACAGAATCAAACCACAGAGCTCCACGGCCCTATACCACCAGCACAACACAGCTGCATGATGAAACCTGCCTAACCGAACGTAGCAGGAGTAGACAGACGCCAGAGCGGAGTCATCAACCAGAAACATCCGCTTTCTGCCAACGTCGCTAAGGGGGGCACCAGCCTGACAATCACTGATCAAAAACCAAGACGCAAGGCCTACATTCTGAGGCGGGAATGCAAGTCAAAGTGGACTTGGAGGGGGGAACAAAGCATGTCTTTTAAGGACCCTGAAACTAGTAAAGCCCCACAGTGGAGCCTGTGTGATGGATGAGGAGAGAAAAGGCAACACAACAAAGCAGCTGCACACTTTTAATTAGAGCTCATAAAAGGTACTTGACTTTAAAATGTAAGGCTGCACAGACCGGTTtgtgtttttactttaccttttataatggtatttgaatgtttggtttgttaaatgtgataccaTTTTTTTAGGTTACTCCGCTAAGTGAGTCATCTCTCTCCGCACTCCCTCTCTATgctgctttccacacagacctatccCCACCCCTGGCACTCAAAGACCGCATTTATTGTTGCTCaccacgagacacttgcgttcagtcttCATGGTTAACGCAGCACATGAAACAATGTTGATGACTACGATGCGGTTTTCACTTTGCTTctgtaacagtattgcttccatccctctcctcacccctcactgggctc encodes the following:
- the LOC139545176 gene encoding phosphatidate cytidylyltransferase 2-like, translated to MTELRHRGTTENDQYQQSEDKGSENEGKAEGVSESETKPDTGLPEVPVPADDTPEVLNKALSGLSSRWKNWWVRGILTLAMISFFFIIIYLGPMVLMLIVLCVQIKCFQEIIHIGYSVYHSYHLPWFRTLSWYFLLCVNYFFYGETVTDYFFNLVQREEPLRILSKYHRLISFALYLTGFCMFVLSLVKKHYRLQFYMFGWTHVTLLIVVTQSHLIIHNLFEGMIWFIVPISCVICNDIMAYMFGFFFGRTPLIKLSPKKTWEGFIGGFFSTVVFGILLSYVMAGYSFFVCPVEFNSDHNSFEVDCVPSDLFQLQDYALPATLESLTGWPTVRLYPFQIHSISLSAFASLMGPFGGFFASGFKRAFKIKDFANTIPGHGGIMDRFDCQYLMATFVNVYIASFIRGPNPAKVVQQLLALRLDQQLNIFNSLKSHLIEGGLLEDVA